Part of the Haloarchaeobius litoreus genome is shown below.
TCGCTCTCGCGGCGATCGTTCCAGCGCGAGCTCTGGTACGCGGCGGGGAACCTGCTGGGCGACCCCGGCAGCGCGGACGCGGACTGTACCGTCGTCCGGTTCGACTTCTCGGAGGGGACCGGCGAGGCGGTCGTCCGTGCACGTCATGGGCAGAGCGAGGCGGCCCGGGCCGCGCTGGCCTGCGTGTCGGGCGTCGATGGCCACGACCTCGGCGTCGTCGTCCGCGGGATTTCCGGGACGATACGGGCCTGTGAAGAAAAGTATTTAGGA
Proteins encoded:
- a CDS encoding Rpp14/Pop5 family protein, translated to MKHLPKHLRPRYRYLAVELESTPDASLSRRSFQRELWYAAGNLLGDPGSADADCTVVRFDFSEGTGEAVVRARHGQSEAARAALACVSGVDGHDLGVVVRGISGTIRACEEKYLGRPRQTSAQRTVAFEDHDRPAVERNGVLDVRVDDRYIGATQIDFE